A segment of the Jatrophihabitans endophyticus genome:
GACCTCCGGCCCTCAGGTCGCGGGCGTCGCCGCCGATCACCCGGGTGTGGATCGGAACCGTCGGGGGTGGCGGGGCATCCGGGGCGTGCGCCTGCGGACGTACCTCACCGCGCTCATCATCGCGCCCCTGCTCGTGTGCGCCGGCTTCGGCGGCCTCGAGCTCGTGCAGCGCATCGACGAGGCACACGCCGCGGACCGGACCGCCGAGCTCGTCCAGGACGCCGCCGCCCTGGAACGGGTGCAGGCCGACCTGCAGGGCGAGCTCCTCTCGGCGAGCGCGTATGCCGCCGTCACGACACCCGCCCTCCACCGGGCGGCCGGGCTCCGCGGTGTCGCGCCGGCCGAGTTGGGTCTCACGACGTCCTCGATAGCCCGCCAACGTCGGCAGACCGACGCCGCCCTCGACGCCGCGTCGGCTCGACCCGGCGTGCGTTCCCGGCTGCGAGCGCTGCCGGCGACGCTGCGCCGGGCCCGCGCCGACATCGACGCCGCGGTGCGCCTGCCGGCCGGCTACGACGCGCTCGTCGCCGCGGGGACGTCCCTCGGTCTCGGCGCCCGCCGGCTGATGAGCGACGCGGTCGCGAACGCCTCGGCCCGGGCCCTGAGCCAGGCCCTGCGCGACAGTGCCCTGGTCGGCGAGGCGACCCAGGCCGGGACGGGCGAGCTCGCGCTGCTGGCCGCCGACCGCTTCCCCGGCCTGGGCGCGCGGGAGACGCGGGCCGCGGCACGGACGGCCTGGCTGCGGTCGTGGGCGGCGTTCGAGACCGCGTCCGACGCGGTCCTCGCGCGCACCGGCACCCGGACGGCGGCGCTGTGGCGCCGAGCGATGGCCCGGCCGGGCACGGCGCGGCTGCAGGCGCAGTTCGCCGCCTTCGCCGGTGACGCCACCCATCCGCTGGCCCTCGCCGGCGTCCTCGCGATGTACCGGGCGCACATCGCGCGCACCACCGACCTGGGTCGCGTCGAGACCGCCACCGTGCGGAGCGCGGTGCGTGCTGCCACGGCGCTGCGTTCGTCGGCCTACCTCATGGCGACGCTCGTCGCCGCCCTCGTCCTGCTCGTCGTCGGCATGTCTGTCGGCATCGGGATCTTCGTCCGTCGGGCGATCGCCCGGCCGCTGCAGTCGCTGTCCCGCACGGCCGAGCACGTCGGCCGCGGCGAGCTGGTGGACGTCCGCGCCGACGGACCCCGTGAGATCCGCACCGTCGCCGACGGCCTGTCCGCGGCCGTGGCCAGCCTGCGCCGGATCGAGGCGCAGGCCGCCGCGGTCGCCGCCGGCGATCTCGACGCCACGATCGTGCGTACGCCGCTGCCCGGCGCGCTGGGGGCGGTCATGCACAGCTCGGTCGCGACCATCGTCGACGCGATCCACGAGCGCGACCTCGCCCGCAGCGACCTGCAGTACCAGGCCACGCACGACGGTCTGACCGGGCTGCCCAACCGCACGCAGGCGATGCTCGCCATCCGCCGCGCGCTGCAGCGCGCCCGCCGCGTGGGCGCGCTGACCGCCCTCATCTACGTCGATCTCGATCACTTCAAGGCGGTCAACGACAGCCACGGGCACGGCGTCGGGGACGCGGTGCTGCGGGCGTCGTCCGAGCGCATGGTGGCGGTGATCCGCGACGCCGACTCCGTGTTCAGACTCGGCGGCGACGAGTTCGTGATCCTGGTCGAGGACGCCACCCCCGACTTCGCGTTCGT
Coding sequences within it:
- a CDS encoding sensor domain-containing phosphodiesterase, which produces MRLRTYLTALIIAPLLVCAGFGGLELVQRIDEAHAADRTAELVQDAAALERVQADLQGELLSASAYAAVTTPALHRAAGLRGVAPAELGLTTSSIARQRRQTDAALDAASARPGVRSRLRALPATLRRARADIDAAVRLPAGYDALVAAGTSLGLGARRLMSDAVANASARALSQALRDSALVGEATQAGTGELALLAADRFPGLGARETRAAARTAWLRSWAAFETASDAVLARTGTRTAALWRRAMARPGTARLQAQFAAFAGDATHPLALAGVLAMYRAHIARTTDLGRVETATVRSAVRAATALRSSAYLMATLVAALVLLVVGMSVGIGIFVRRAIARPLQSLSRTAEHVGRGELVDVRADGPREIRTVADGLSAAVASLRRIEAQAAAVAAGDLDATIVRTPLPGALGAVMHSSVATIVDAIHERDLARSDLQYQATHDGLTGLPNRTQAMLAIRRALQRARRVGALTALIYVDLDHFKAVNDSHGHGVGDAVLRASSERMVAVIRDADSVFRLGGDEFVILVEDATPDFAFVALAERLVEAISLPVAIDGRTARIGASLGISVCQDASVDAEKLLSQADAAAYSAKAAGRGRVGIFDEALRHSLDRRALLERELEHALADEHFELHYQPVVEMSTSRPIGFEALIRWHHPVHGLLSPDEFIPVAEKSMLINRIGRWTLHEATAQLARWDAEGAHPHPLTMAVNVSGRHLASRDLVFDVRAALDASGIDPSRLVVEITETVLVDDPIALDNMHTLRAMGVCMAIDDFGTGYTSIGQLPKLPVDMLKIDRSFTGSDESAHHQLVRLIVEAAHAFGLTVVAEGIEGQAQAFALHGLNVDTGQGFFFARPQPAGRARELATLDTLPPGAAAEIVA